A section of the Citrus sinensis cultivar Valencia sweet orange chromosome 8, DVS_A1.0, whole genome shotgun sequence genome encodes:
- the LOC102612217 gene encoding 50S ribosomal protein L4, chloroplastic has product MAASFSSLSFFSSTIFLTSSSNKVPKPIQLAKPNSLINLPPKPLIVSSQLASPLPILSFTGEKIGETYLDLKSAAPDTARAVVHRALITDMQNKRRGTASTLTRGEVRGGGRKPYSQKKTGRARRGSNRTPLRPGGGVVFGPKPRDWSIKINKKEKRLAISTAIASAAAAENTIVVEEFDGKFERPKTKEFIEAMRRWGLDPKQKATFLVMEVSENVEKSSRNIGTLKMLTPRTLNLFDILDAETLVLTPSTVDFLNGRYGVEFEGDGDEEEEESEAREAGEESDAAE; this is encoded by the exons ATGGCAGCCTCGTTTTcatctctttcatttttctcctCCACAATCTTCCTCACTTCATCTTCTAACAAAGTTCCAAAGCCCATTCAACTCGCCAAGCCAAATTCCCTAATAAATCTCCCGCCAAAGCCACTCATTGTCTCATCTCAACTCGCCTCTCCGCTCCCGATACTGTCCTTCACAGGCGAAAAAATCGGCGAGACATACCTCGACCTAAAGTCCGCCGCACCCGACACAGCGCGTGCGGTTGTCCACCGGGCGTTGATCACCGACATGCAGAACAAGCGACGCGGCACCGCGTCGACTCTCACGCGCGGGGAGGTAAGAGGTGGGGGACGGAAACCCTACTCTCAAAAGAAAACGGGTAGGGCTCGTCGCGGATCGAACAGGACCCCACTTCGGCCCGGAGGAGGCGTCGTTTTTGGACCCAAGCCGAGGGACTGGTCGATTAAGATAAACAAGAAGGAGAAGCGGCTGGCGATTTCGACGGCGATAGCGAGCGCCGCGGCGGCGGAGAACACGATTGTGGTGGAGGAATTTGATGGGAAGTTTGAGAGGCCGAAGACGAAGGAGTTTATTGAGGCGATGAGGAGGTGGGGTTTGGACCCGAAGCAGAAAGCGACGTTCTTGGTGATGGAGGTGAGCGAGAATGTGGAGAAATCGAGTAGGAATATTGGGACTTTGAAGATGTTGACGCCGAGGACATTgaatttgtttgatattttggaTGCGGAGACGCTGGTGTTGACGCCGTCAACTGTTGATTTCCTGAATGGCAGGTATGGGGTCGAGTTCGAGGGAGATGgcgatgaagaagaagaagagagtgaAG CGAGGGAGGCAGGGGAGGAAAGTGATGCAGCAGAATAA
- the LOC102611329 gene encoding phosphomethylpyrimidine synthase, chloroplastic isoform X2 — MASVHATTTSIVCKNGIHSTPAKLPSTSFLPGFDVVACKKEICSSMSSGISAALTFDPPTANSKNTGQRKHTADPASPDFLPLPSFEQCFPKSSKEYREITHEESGHILQVPFRRIHLSGDEPNFDTYDTSGPQNISPRVGLPKLRKDWIDRREKLGAPRYTQMYYAKQGVITEEMLYCATREKLDPEFVRAEVARGRAIIPSNKKHLELEPMIVGRNFLVKVNANIGNSAVASSIEEEVYKVQWATMWGADTVMDLSTGRHIHETREWILRNSAVPVGTVPIYQALEKVDGIAENLSWEVFRDTLIEQAEQGVDYFTIHAGVLLRYIPLTAKRMTGIVSRGGSIHAKWCLAYHKENFAYEHWDEILDICNQYDVALSIGDGLRPGSIYDANDTAQFAELLTQGELTRRAWDKDVQVMNEGPGHIPMHKIPENMQKQLEWCNEAPFYTLGPLTTDIAPGYDHITSAIGAANIGALGTALLCYVTPKEHLGLPNRDDVKAGVIAYKIAAHAADLAKGHPLAQTWDDALSKARFEFRWMDQFALSLDPMTAMSFHDETLPSEGAKVAHFCSMCGPKFCSMKITEDVRKYAEEHGYGSAEEALQQGMDAMSAEFLAAKKTVSGEQHGEVGGEIYLPESYISSSQNSRTIE; from the exons ATGGCTTCAGTGCATGCAACAACGACTTCAATTGTGTGCAAGAATGGTATCCATTCCACACCTGCGAAGCTTCCAAGTACTTCCTTCTTGCCGGGGTTTGATGTGGTTGCATGTAAGAAGGAAATATGTTCTTCCATGAGCTCAGGAATTAGTGCCGCTTTGACCTTTGATCCCCCGACAGCAAATTCCAAAAACACCGGACAAAGAAAGCATACTGCTGATCCTGCTTCTCCTGATTTTCTACCACTTCCATCATTTGAGCAGTGTTTTCCAAAGAGCTCCAAGGAGTACAG GGAAATTACTCATGAAGAATCCGGACACATACTTCAAGTGCCCTTTCGACGGATTCACTTGAGTGGGGATGAACCGAACTTCGACACCTATGACACTAGTGGTCCTCAAAACATTAGCCCTCGAGTTG GACTTCCTAAACTGCGGAAAGACTGGATTGACAGGCGTGAGAAGTTAGGGGCACCAAGGTACACCCAAATGTACTATGCCAAGCAGGGAGTAATAACAGAGGAAATGCTGTATTGTGCTACTCGTGAGAAGCTTGACCCAGAATTTGTGAGGGCAGAGGTTGCTCGTGGCCGAGCAATCATTCCTTCCAACAAGAAGCACTTGGAACTAGAACCAATGATAGTCGGAAGAAATTTTTTGGTCAAAGTTAATGCAAATATTGGTAATTCTGCTGTAGCTAGCTCTATTGAGGAAGAAGTTTACAAGGTTCAATGGGCAACCATGTGGGGTGCCGACACTGTTATGGATCTGTCTACAGGCAGACATATTCATGAGACACGTGAGTGGATTTTACGTAACTCTGCTGTGCCAGTGGGAACTGTGCCCATATATCAAGCACTTGAAAAGGTTGATGGAATTGCTGAAAATCTTAGCTGGGAGGTCTTCAGAGACACCCTGATTGAACAAGCAGAGCAGGGGGTAGATTACTTCACAATCCATGCTGGAGTGCTTTTGCGGTACATCCCTTTAACAGCAAAGCGCATGACTGGAATCGTTTCCCGTGGAGGATCCATTCATGCAAAGTGGTGTTTAGCGTATCACAAAGAAAACTTTGCTTATGAGCACTGGGATGAAATACTTGATATTTGTAATCAGTATGATGTGGCTTTGTCAATTGGTGATGGGCTGAGACCTGGGTCCATATATGATGCTAATGACACTGCTCAGTTTGCAGAGCTTTTAACTCAAGGAGAACTGACCCGTAGAGCATGGGACAAGGATGTACAG GTGATGAATGAAGGACCGGGACACATTCCAATGCACAAGATCCCTGAAAACATGCAAAAACAGTTGGAGTGGTGTAATGAAGCGCCTTTCTACACTCTTGGTCCATTGACAACTGATATTGCTCCTGGTTATGATCACATCACCTCAGCCATAGGGGCTGCCAACATTGGGGCTCTAGGCACTGCACTTCTCTGTTATGTAACGCCAAAAGAACACCTTGGATTGCCAAATAGGGATGATGTGAAGGCTGGGGTTATAGCATATAAGATAGCTGCTCATGCTGCCGATTTAGCCAAAGGCCACCCACTTGCTCAGACATGGGATGATGCATTAAGCAAGGCAAGATTTGAATTCCGATGGATGGACCAATTTGCATTGTCTTTGGACCCCATGACTGCAATGTCCTTCCATGATGAAACCCTGCCATCAGAAGGTGCAAAAGTTGCACATTTTTGCTCTATGTGTGGTCCCAAGTTCTGCTCGATGAAGATAACAGAGGATGTGCGTAAGTATGCTGAGGAGCATGGTTATGGGAGTGCTGAGGAAGCTCTGCAGCAAGGTATGGATGCTATGAGTGCTGAATTTCTGGCTGCCAAGAAAACTGTTAGTGGGGAACAACACGGTGAAGTTGGTGGAGAAATATATTTGCCAGAAAGCTACATAAGCTCCTCTCAGAATTCAAG GACCATAGAGTGA
- the LOC102621610 gene encoding josephin-like protein: MASENCKIYHERQKLQFCLLHSLNNLFQQEGAFTRASLNEIAEKLVLDYPNKQTWTPLSVVFKPHHNALTGNYDINVLIAALEGRGKSVVWHDRRNEASAIDLDGGENCLMGIVINVPVTRYAGLWKSRHWVALRKIDGVWYNLDSDFHAPQCFKDSKEVREFLDYIIGLGGEVLLVKNDKE; this comes from the exons ATGGCGAGCgaaaattgcaaaatttatCACGAGAGGCAAAAATTACAGTTCTGCCTCTTGCACTCACTCAATAATCTCTTTCAG CAAGAAGGTGCATTTACGCGAGCAAGCTTGAATGAAATTGCTGAGAAACTCGTGCTTGATTATCCAAATAAGCAAACGTGGACTCCCTTATCTGTGGTCTTTAAGCCTCACCATAATGCATTGACTGGAAATTACGATATAAATGTGCTTATTGCTGCTCTTGAAGGAAGAGGAAAGAGTGTCGTGTGGCATGATCGTCGAAATGAGGCATCGGCAATTGATCTTGATGGCGGGGAAAATTGTTTGATGGGTATTGTGATTAATGTTCCAGTTACGCGGTATGCTGGGCTTTGGAAGAGTAGACATTGGGTTGCATTGCGAAAGATTGACGGGGTTTGGTATAATTTGGATAGTGATTTTCATGCTCCTCAGTGTTTTAAAGATAGCAAAGAAGTTAGGGAGTTCTTAGATTATATTATTGGTCTTGGTGGGGAGGTTTTGCTTGTTAAGAATGATAAGGAGTGA
- the LOC102612518 gene encoding uncharacterized protein LOC102612518 produces the protein MTTAALNSSHSHMSSPITHDLEITIICAKHLKNVNWRNGGDLKPYVVFYVDPAYRLATQSDDSGSTRPVWNERFTLPITHSVRESVLTLEIFHSKLSETPKPLVGSVKFPLAHLVDSDSSEPTQYVRKLEVLRPSGRPQGKIRVKLVLNGRPLPPPSQDYQSVPDFGHYYYSAPPPPFPPPSRDYSYYPSYYTPQPPAPPRPLFSRASSYSLPSGSLSVPSAPVDFSPSQDYKQPPLPPQPRASGYGVPSGSGPSAPVDYSPYDQKLQKQFGGLSLEEEVNRKGKEKRAESEFTPRENYSHSDYRYDY, from the coding sequence ATGACCACCGCCGCGTTAAACTCCTCTCACTCCCACATGTCGTCGCCGATCACTCACGATCTCGAAATCACAATAATCTGCGCGAAGCACCTCAAAAACGTCAACTGGCGAAACGGCGGCGATCTCAAACCCTACGTCGTTTTCTACGTCGACCCGGCCTACCGACTCGCCACCCAGTCGGACGACTCCGGCTCCACTCGCCCGGTCTGGAACGAGCGATTCACGCTCCCAATCACTCACTCGGTCCGCGAATCGGTCCTGACGCTCGAGATCTTCCACTCTAAACTCTCCGAAACTCCCAAACCCCTCGTCGGCTCAGTTAAATTCCCCCTCGCACACCTCGTCGACTCGGACTCGTCCGAGCCAACTCAGTACGTCCGCAAGCTCGAGGTTCTCCGCCCCTCGGGACGCCCTCAAGGTAAAATCCGCGTGAAACTCGTGCTGAATGGGCGGCCTTTGCCTCCGCCGAGCCAAGATTACCAAAGTGTCCCTGATTTCGGCCATTATTACTATTCTGCCCCTCCCCCGCCTTTCCCCCCTCCATCGCGTGACTACAGTTACTACCCTTCGTATTACACTCCTCAGCCTCCAGCGCCGCCTCGACCTTTGTTCAGTCGAGCCTCCAGCTACAGTTTGCCAAGTGGCAGCTTGAGTGTCCCTTCAGCTCCGGTCGATTTCTCACCCTCGCAAGATTACAAGCAACCGCCGTTGCCGCCGCAGCCTCGGGCATCCGGCTATGGAGTGCCAAGTGGCAGTGGGCCGTCCGCTCCTGTTGATTACTCGCCATACGATCAGAAATTGCAAAAGCAATTTGGAGGGTTGAGTTTAGAAGAAGAGGTTAATAGAAAGGGGAAGGAGAAAAGGGCTGAGAGTGAATTCACACCAAGGGAGAATTACAGTCATAGCGATTATCGTTACGATTATTGA